Genomic window (Alteromonas pelagimontana):
GGCCGTTATCACTGACAAGGATGCCGTTTGAGATGATAAGGATATTTATGAAATTGTATGTTTTATCTTTTCTGTTGCTGTTTATCGTTCCCTCCTGCCTGGCTGATGAAACCAAACCACCGGTCTTTAGCTGGGAAAATCCAACTACACTCTACTTTAAAGGTAATGTTTCAAAAGATAATTTTCGACTAATGCAAGAGGAGTTGAAAAAGCACAAAAATTCTCTTGAGACCCTTATCATCTCAAGTGGTGGCGGCGAAACTACCTGAGGTTTAATGTTCGGAAATTTTGTACGCGATCGTCAGATCAACGTAGTAGTACGTATTCTTTGTGCTTCTTCCTGTGCTAATTATGTATTTACTGGCGCTAAGTCTGTATACCTTGAAGCGGGTGCAATTGTCGGCTGGCACGGCGGCGCGCTTCAAGACTATTCTGACCAGATGAAAAATTTCTCCGAAGAAAATAAGTTGATGATGCGTCAATCTATGGCGGACTGGTGCAGCGAGGAATCTGCATTTTTTGCTGCGATAAATAAGCCACAGGAAATGTTGATATGGGGACAGCTTTTTTCACAACAAAAAAATTATTCTGATGAAATTCAACTTTGGTCGTACTCTCTAATGGACTTAAAAAATCTGGGATTTGATGTAACAGCTGAAGATAAGGAAATAGCAGTAACCAATGAAAAAGTCGGGCATATTGCTGCTGTATTACCGGTGACTTCAAAGTTGTTGAGCTTTTCAAGAAGCTGCAAAGAGGCACTGGAATTGACGTTTAATTAAGCAAAAGCAGTTTGTAAGTTGTCGCCAACACTCTATAACAACTGCAAACCTTTGAAAAGCCAGGGCGAGGGCGCGAATATCTTTTAAACAATAAGTGAAAGTTTCTTAGCCGAACTTCTGGAGCATGGATGCTCCAGCAGAGCCATCAGGGATGATTTTACGGCGTTTCGGATAAGAAACTCTTACATATTTTCACAGCTGATGGTTTTTCGCTCACTCATGCGGTTGCCCTGTCTGGACAGCTCAACAGCTCCTGAATAGCGTCGCCATAGCCATTCGATTTACAAATCCTCAATTATTCACCAGCCCGCTTTTTTGCTATTTTCCAACAGTAATCACCCACAGGCAGAAGTAGACAAAGTAAAAGTAGGCTTAAGAATCCATTTTCCAGGCCACCGGTTAAAAAGCTAAAAACGGTACCTGCCATTGTCCCTAAGCCAAACAGTGAGAAGATGCACAACACTGATAACGGTGAAAACAGATAAGCTTTGTTTTTTGATGATGGAACGATTAACTGGTAACTAATTCTGCCGAACCAAAAAGCGAGTAGCGCTAAGATTGTGTAAACAATAAAAATAGCGAGAGAAAATCTACCATTCGAAGTTATTAAAAAGAACCCTATAAGAGATAAAAAAGCCAGAGAAATGGCTGAAGTGACAAGCCCTATAAAGGCTCTTAATGAAACGCTAACTTCCTGTTCAAAAATCACAATAACTCCTTTTTACGATATAGCTTCCTGTCATGCCACCGCCCGAATATAGCGCATGCTTCTTAATGCCGTAAATCAGACTGTAAAACAACCTTAAACATTAAACCAGATGTTTATACAGAGTGATTGCCACAAGTATCGATGCCGAACTTAGGCACTGCTGATCGGCCCTTACGCGCAGTGGTAAACACTCACTACAGCCTCTGGCTACGGCTTATAACGACCTGGTAACTGTAGCGTCTGCTGGCGTAGCTATTGCGCTCGCAACCGAACTTTATTCTTTTGATGTAAGCAGAGTAACGTATAGCCGCTGTACCTCGTTGGCACAGAGAACCAGAGAGACACCAGTAAGTGCTAAAATCCGGTCTGTTGTAGAGGCTCGCTGCGGCATGTGCGATTACAGGAAAAGCGACATTGGACGATGCAGGTGCAAACTGAGCTGAGCCTATCAGCCACTGCTATCCTGCCATGGCCACCGCCCCGTTAGTTCAACATCTAAGGTAAAGCTGAGAAACGTACGAATTAAAACGATAATGGCTAGCACGCTGACAGTCTGGAATGTCAGTTCCACCGCCACAGTATGAATAATATCTGCCGCAACAAGAAACTCCAGACCGAGTAAAATTCCCCGCCCGAGACGCTGACGAACCTGCCGAAATATTGTTTCTGCCTTGTCCTTTTTAAATAAGCCAACAGAGCCGTAGATCAAGGTGTAAAATGAAATTCCCACTATAATAAAAATACCCAAAAGCTCTACTACAGACGCTCCCCATTCTGCTATTGGTTCGATTAAATCCTGCATTTTCTCTCCATCGTGAATAACTTACCAACGCCTCGGATAAGTTGGTAATTGGAAATAGAACGCGTTGATCCGCTGTCGTGACCGACTGAATAGCTATAAGCGGAATCTTAATATTCACAACCGCAGAAGTAGCGGAAAGTGCCTGCTGGCCTAATCAGAATTAGCATCTAAAACCACAATAAGCGAGCCGACCAAGATTATTAGCAATTACAACGCGATGTTTTTTTACCTCTTACACTCTAGTACGCCAGCACCACAATAATTGTTTGATGCAGATATAAAATGAATAATCGACTCCTGCAAAATAAGCACTCAGGCGTTGCCTCCGCGGCCTGCAGGACACTCCCTACTTCAACAACTGCCTCCAAGATCCACTTGGTGTTTATAAACTATTGTCGATCTAATTCTGGCGAACAGGCGCTTCAATTGTCGCAACATCAATTTTTTCACGATCATTTGTGCATTGAAGGCTCGTGTAGCAGCGATACGATCGGGACTGATGTAGACTTTGGTAAGGGCAACTGAGTTATTCAGATTTAGCAGAGACAGCAAGTGGGCGTTTACCCGTTCATATGTCAGAACATAAGTAACAAAAATTTACCTGCCGCAAAAAGGTTATCTCATCCGAATCGCAGCAAATCATGCCTGCGGGCGCTGCTGAAATCTCTGCTCCAGAGTTTCAGCTAAAAACCTTCCCTTCTATTTAAAAACTATTTGCGCTCCTCAGCCCGATTTTTGTAACTAAAGCCAACCTGTTACCCGCTAACTTCCTAAACTGGTAAAAACACCGACTGAAAGTTCAGCCCATATGTAAAACGAAAGAAGCGTGAAAATAATAGCCGTTAAATAGCGGTGCTCCCGTGAAACACTTCGGGACACCAGAATAAATAGACTACCCATACCGAATAACAGGCAAGCCATAACAATAAAATCAGCGATATCCCAATTTACTTCATCAGTAAATTGCATGGCGATAAGAGGAACGGATAAGATTGCGAATGTGAATACCGCTACTCGTAAAAAAGGCCCTTTTTCTAAAGTCATACCTGTTACTTTCATGGTTATTTCCCGTGTTGTTAACATCAGGTGGCGCATGAGCATGAATATAAATTCAGCATGCGAGGAATAAGCAAATTTCTCATCCGAAACGCGTAAATACAACAGATGAAGCCAGCAAAGTCGCCAGTAAAAGAGCAGCGGGAATTAGACCGCTGCAGTTGTTTGCCCGCTATCTACACCATACTAATATAGTTTGGGTGCCTCTTTATCCGTTCAAGCCACGCTATAATAGCTGGATACTGACTTAGATCGAAACCTCCCTCATGAGCGACATGAGTGTATCCGTAAAGACTGATATCGGATACCGATAACGAATCGCCAACCAAGTATGGCGAAACAGATAGTTGCTGCTCCATAACAGCCAGCGCCTTGTGACCACCCGTCTGCTTTTGTTCATACTCTTCCCGGCGGTTTTCCGGCAAACCCAGGTATTTTGCAATGAAACGTGCGACGGCAATGTAAGGCTCGTGGCTATATTGTTCGAAAAACTGCCACTGTTGTGCCTGAGCGAGCTTATATCTATCTTGGGGGAGCAACAAACTTCCTGCGGCAAGATAGTTTAAAATGGCATTAGATTCTGAAAGATAACGACCATCGTCCAGCTCCAAAAGTGGAATTTTTCCATTGGGGTTCTTCGCTAAAAACTTGTCAGTTTGAGTGCCACCGGCAAGAATATCCACATGAAGCCATTCATGTTGGATACCCAGCAATGAACACAGCAATTTTATCTTGTAACAGTTACCCGACCGCATATCACCATAGATCTTCATATAAGGTATCTCAAGTACGCAATTCCTGTGTATAACGAACCCAGTCGTGGAAGAAGATTCATAATAGGCGCGCCTGTGGGTTTTATCAAAATCCTTTTTCATAAGTCATCCGGACTCACAGCAGGTCGTGGTGGCTGCGCTGGAGTCAGACGTTCAGTTTCCAAACTTATGGCTTGTCCTGGAACAACGTATTGAGCAAGCTTATCAATCAGCGATACGAAAATTTGAGGAGAATCTTTAAGCTTCAGAATGCTACTTAAGCTCTCTTACGCGTGGGTTTAAGTAGTCCGGCGCTCACTGCTCTGCCATAGGCTTTAAAAATTCTTCATTTAAACTGAATGGCGCCTGACGCTGTCGGCAAGCGAGGAGCCCACAGGCAGCAAAGGTATCAATGTCGCCTGAAAGGCATGATAAAGGTCGTTGCGTAAGGGATAGACCTCGCGGGAGCGATTTCCTTTACAGTCAACCTCTGGACGCCAGCCACCGTTATTGGAATCGATTAATATGTCGGCAATATAATCCCAGACCATTCTGTAGGTCTGATCGAAATCGGCGTGCTTGGTACGTCGCAGCAACATGTATGCGGTGTTTGCGGTCTCGGCTTGCACCCACCACGGCCGGTTTGCAACCGATACAGCTTTATCCCAACCAATGGTGTAAACCATACCCGGAGCACCATCGACGCTCCAGCCGCATTTAAGCGCATTATCAAACAGCCCAACAGCGTCTTCGAAAAACCAGTCTGGGATGTCGCAGCCCCGTGCAGCCAGTGCGGCTTCAATTTTAAGCAACAGCCCGCTCCACTCGGCAAAATGACCCGGTGTCATTCCCCAAGGCCGTAGATCATCCGTTGGATTATCGCGGTTATAATCCGGTAGCATCTGCCAGTTATTGTCAAAATGTTCGGGCAGCATGTAATTATTTGCGCGAGCGATAACGTGACAAAAACGCTTCGCTACCGCCAAAGCGCGTTCCAGCCAGAGGTTGTCTCCCGTAGCATCGGCCAGCGCCAGAAAAGCTTCTGTTGAGTGCATATTCGCGTTTGCGCCGCGATAGTTCTCGCAGTCATGCCAATTGGCACTAAAGCTGGGAGCCATAACCTCTTCATCAGCAAGCCAAAAACGCTTATCGATGACAGAACCGATAGCCTCGCGCAACTCTTCGGCGCGTGGCCTAAGCGCCATAACCGCACTGGCGGATGCCAGAGCAACAAAAGCATGAACATAAGCCTGCTTGCGGCCGGGATCTTCACCTTCAAACCAACCATCATGCTCTTTGTCACGTAGTGGTCCGTCAAGCAAGGCTTCTACGCCGTGATCGGCCAAAGCGGCGGCACCGGGCACGCCTAAAAGTGAGGCAACGCTATAGCAATGAACCATTCTTGCCGTGACAATGGTCTGTGCAGAATTATCCACCAACTGTCCGTCATCATCCAATTCACCGAATCCTCCGGCAACCTTTGATGCTCTGTAGTGTTCCAGCAGATGCTGGCCCTGCGTCATCAGCCAATTGCGGTGAACGCTGCGGTCTACCCAGAAAATACGCTGCGGATCGGCGGCTACAGATGTGTCAGCCATTGATAATCATGCCTCCGTTCACATGCATTGTCTGACCGGTGACAAACGAGCTGTCTTTACACGCGAGATAAATATAAGCAGCCGCAAGCTCCCGAGGCTGGCCGATACGCTGCATCGGCGTCATCTCGTCCATGTTTTTTAAAATATCGCTGTCATAATCTTTAAACGTCTTCTGTATAGGGGTAATCACCGGGCCGGGAGCAACCTCATTTACGCGAATGTCTTTCTCCGCCAATTGCAAGGCCAGCGCTCGGGTGAATCCGGTAATTGCACCTTTGGTCGCAGTATAAGGCACAAGATGTTTGTTACCCGCAAAAGCGTTAATAGAAGTGGTGTTGATGATGCTCGCGCCCTTGCCAAGATGTGGTAAAGCCGCACGGGTCAGGTAGAAAAAGCCATGAATATTCACATCAAAATGCGCTTTCCACTCGTCATCGGTGATGTCTGTAAGACTGGCAAAGGGTTTTTGAAAACCCGCATTGTTAACTAAAATATCCAGCTCGCCCCACATGTCGATAACTTTGGCGATGGCGGCGTCGCAATCTGCACTTTTACCCACATTTCCCTGAATAACCAAAGCGTTCGCGCCTTCTGCCTCAATCGCTTTGCGAGTTTCTTCAGCATCTTCGGAATCGTTGTGATAAATGATGGCAACATTGGCTCCTTCGCGAGCGGCGTGCAGCGCAACAGCGCGTCCAATCCCGCTGTCACCGCCGCTGATCAGTATTGTTTTTCCCTCTAGCTTGCCTGAGCCTTTATAGCTTTCATCAATGAATTCGGCGGCAGGCATAGTCTTATCAATCTGTTCGCTCATGGAAGTCTCCTTTATTTTCCCCACCGCAAAGAGGCGGGAACTGAATTGGAATTTCATGTCGTGAAATAATAACAATATGACAACTAAACCCTTAGGAGCGCTGCCCCTCAGCATCCTATTTGTTAGAGCTTAACTTTTTGCGCGGCAGTTTTTTCAGGCTTGATTGACGGCAACAAAAGTAATCAGGAAGCAAATGGCCGCTGCAGTAAATTGGTATTAGGCATTGGTGTATAAGTTCTATCTCGATTTTTGGATCTTAGTCACTGTGGAGCATGGTTTAAAGGAGGTTTACAGTTTGACCTAACGCGAAGCCAGACAACTTCACGTTAGGGAATGACGTAAAAAGGCTCAATGCTGATTAGGTTTAACGCCGTGCGCATGCGAGCGAAGTTGTGAGCGTCGCAGCGGTCGCGAATGCCGCACTTTGTTAGAAAGAGTTAAATACCTACACCTTCCAAAAGAAATTTTTTCGGTACATGAGCCATATTGGTATAAAGCTGACTATAAAGAAAATAACTGCAAATGCCAGAGAACCGTTAAGTTCACCAAAAATCGGCACCAGGCCTTTGTTATAAATCCACCCGTGTAAGCTGGAGTTGCCAACAGGAATAATAATAAGCAGCCTGGCTAGTACACCAGCAATTAAATAAAAAGCAATACTGTTGCTACCGCAAATTATTAGCGGCTGAGCCCAACAGATTAATTGCTTAACATCCAGCAGCCATATTAAAGCGCTTAGCGAAAATAAAGCCAAACCTCCTGTTAACAGTACGTAAGAGGGTGTCCAAAGTGCTTTGTTGACAGGAACAACTTGTTCCAGCAATAAGCCTGAAGCGGTTAATACTGCGCCTGCAACTATAAGCCAGTTTAGCTTCACGAGCCATGTTGCTGGTTGCTGTATTCCCTTGCCGGCCAATACGCCAAGTAAACCACTTGCAACAGCAGGCAGTGTACTGAGTATACCTTCCGGATCGAAAGCGAAGGGTGTGGCGCTGCGATAAAAAACATGGCTAACACCCAACAGGTTTGCATCCACCCAGGCCGCGAAGCTGTTGCCAAAATTCCACAATCCCTGATACACGTTACCACTTGCGTCTGAGTAGGGCATCAACGCCATCAGCCCCCAGTAAAGAACAAGCAACAACAAAAACATCACTGCTATCATTCGAGCCGACAGCCACACCACGCACACAGCTGTAATAAAAAATACCAATCCGAGGCGCTGCAATACCCCGAAAACCCGTAACTCCACCACCTGCTGGTGCCACCAGGAATAGTCCACCACGTGAAAATTGTAATAAAACAGCGCTAGTAGCAGACCTAGCGAAAAAAGTTTACCCGCGCGTATGGCCGCTTGGTTGATAACCTGAATGGCTGACTTTCCACTGGCTACCTGTTTGGGCAGTGAGAGCGCGGCCGACACGCCCATAATAAATATAAAGAAAGGAAAAACGAGATCGGCAAGCGTCCATCCGTGCCATTGAGCGTGCCGCATAGGTGCATAAACATGAGACCAACTGCCGGGGTTATTTACCAGCACCATTGCGGCAATGGCGATACCCCGTAGCGCATCCACCGCCAAAATGCGCTGGGGCAGTTTAGTCATGTATAGCGGGCAGGTTGACCGTTACTGGCAACTGGCCGTGCATAGGAGCAATGCCAAGTAAGGCATCAGCCAGCGCATCAAATACTGCACCCGTAGCGCTCGCTCCGCGCACGGTCACGTTGTATCCATAAGTCGTTACCGCAGCATCGGCAAGGTCGGCAAATTGCTCAACCACGTACGGTGCTCGTAACGCGACAAAAATTACTGGCAACCCATTTTGCTTAGCATAGGCTACTGCCCGCAGCATCCATTCATACTGTTGCTGTTTACTGGCGCGGGTCGCAAGATTGGGTAAATCATCCATGCCACCCATTTCTGCTACGCTGTGCTGCGGCGAAATATCACCTATTACCACCACATCGCCTTTACGCCAGCCTTTCCACGGCGAACCTTCAGGTATTGTCGCCAAGCTTATACATTCAACTTTTGCCAACGTATCCGCGTGGTTAATTCCCGTCTTAAACGCCTGGCATCGGGCTTCGTCTGGCATTACTGTTTGCCAGCGTTGTTGCCGCGCAACGGGTAGTACGCCGGTGTCATAAAGTTGCGTGATAGCCTGGCGTGCAAGTTGTCTTTCCAATCGCTTATTTTCCGCCAGCGGTAATGGCTTAGTTTGCGCGATACGTTGGGTCAGCGGAAGCTTGGTAAAGGCGTCGGTGCTATATTGGTTTTTTAGTGCCAGTATTCGGGCAACCGATTGCTCTAATTGCGCTTTCGCCAACCTCCCGTCGCGAATTGCTTCAAGAACATCTTGGTGCATTTGCCAAAACCCCTCGATGTCTTTGATATTGCGGATGGTATAGGGCATTAAGGCAATGTCTGCGCCGGCTTTAAACGTTTGAATAACCGCAGCAGCATTATCAAAATAGTGCGCAATTCCCGCCATATCCAGTGCATCAGTAACAATTACGCCTTTATAATTCAGTTCCTCCCGCAACAGGCCCGTGAGGATCTTTTCCGACATCGTTGCCGGCAGTACGGTGGTTTTGCCGTCTTTCGCCAAAAAGGTTGTACTGTCAAGTTGCGGGTACTGAATGTGCGCCGTCATTATCATTGCCGGCGGCGAGTCACTGTGAATAATTTCCTTAAAGGGTAGCAGGTCGATTTTATCCACGGCAGCTCTGTCGTGCGTTACGCGGGGCAATCCTGTGTGGCTATCGACATGGGTATCGCCATGGCCAGGAAAGTGCTTAAGCGCGCTCATGATATTCCAAGATTGCATAGCTGCCACACTGGCT
Coding sequences:
- a CDS encoding DUF1622 domain-containing protein; the encoded protein is MQDLIEPIAEWGASVVELLGIFIIVGISFYTLIYGSVGLFKKDKAETIFRQVRQRLGRGILLGLEFLVAADIIHTVAVELTFQTVSVLAIIVLIRTFLSFTLDVELTGRWPWQDSSG
- a CDS encoding glycoside hydrolase family 3 protein, which translates into the protein MYSTVCRFLWYFLFGFCVVTNVQAKVAQTTPTALLGQKLMLDFRYFCDDGTPSLQCKTPVTELTPEVADILVSGQIGGVILFKENLVSAAQIVTLNYAMQKLMQKHGLPPLFIAIDQEGGRVARLDDSIATRFVGNMAIGATYEKSGTAFASAVGEGIAKSLRPLGFNVNFAPTVDVNVNPQNPVINVRSYGESAERVAKLGKASVAAMQSWNIMSALKHFPGHGDTHVDSHTGLPRVTHDRAAVDKIDLLPFKEIIHSDSPPAMIMTAHIQYPQLDSTTFLAKDGKTTVLPATMSEKILTGLLREELNYKGVIVTDALDMAGIAHYFDNAAAVIQTFKAGADIALMPYTIRNIKDIEGFWQMHQDVLEAIRDGRLAKAQLEQSVARILALKNQYSTDAFTKLPLTQRIAQTKPLPLAENKRLERQLARQAITQLYDTGVLPVARQQRWQTVMPDEARCQAFKTGINHADTLAKVECISLATIPEGSPWKGWRKGDVVVIGDISPQHSVAEMGGMDDLPNLATRASKQQQYEWMLRAVAYAKQNGLPVIFVALRAPYVVEQFADLADAAVTTYGYNVTVRGASATGAVFDALADALLGIAPMHGQLPVTVNLPAIHD
- a CDS encoding SDR family oxidoreductase — protein: MSEQIDKTMPAAEFIDESYKGSGKLEGKTILISGGDSGIGRAVALHAAREGANVAIIYHNDSEDAEETRKAIEAEGANALVIQGNVGKSADCDAAIAKVIDMWGELDILVNNAGFQKPFASLTDITDDEWKAHFDVNIHGFFYLTRAALPHLGKGASIINTTSINAFAGNKHLVPYTATKGAITGFTRALALQLAEKDIRVNEVAPGPVITPIQKTFKDYDSDILKNMDEMTPMQRIGQPRELAAAYIYLACKDSSFVTGQTMHVNGGMIING
- a CDS encoding AGE family epimerase/isomerase, with translation MADTSVAADPQRIFWVDRSVHRNWLMTQGQHLLEHYRASKVAGGFGELDDDGQLVDNSAQTIVTARMVHCYSVASLLGVPGAAALADHGVEALLDGPLRDKEHDGWFEGEDPGRKQAYVHAFVALASASAVMALRPRAEELREAIGSVIDKRFWLADEEVMAPSFSANWHDCENYRGANANMHSTEAFLALADATGDNLWLERALAVAKRFCHVIARANNYMLPEHFDNNWQMLPDYNRDNPTDDLRPWGMTPGHFAEWSGLLLKIEAALAARGCDIPDWFFEDAVGLFDNALKCGWSVDGAPGMVYTIGWDKAVSVANRPWWVQAETANTAYMLLRRTKHADFDQTYRMVWDYIADILIDSNNGGWRPEVDCKGNRSREVYPLRNDLYHAFQATLIPLLPVGSSLADSVRRHSV
- a CDS encoding glutathione S-transferase family protein; this translates as MKIYGDMRSGNCYKIKLLCSLLGIQHEWLHVDILAGGTQTDKFLAKNPNGKIPLLELDDGRYLSESNAILNYLAAGSLLLPQDRYKLAQAQQWQFFEQYSHEPYIAVARFIAKYLGLPENRREEYEQKQTGGHKALAVMEQQLSVSPYLVGDSLSVSDISLYGYTHVAHEGGFDLSQYPAIIAWLERIKRHPNYISMV
- a CDS encoding acyltransferase family protein, producing the protein MTKLPQRILAVDALRGIAIAAMVLVNNPGSWSHVYAPMRHAQWHGWTLADLVFPFFIFIMGVSAALSLPKQVASGKSAIQVINQAAIRAGKLFSLGLLLALFYYNFHVVDYSWWHQQVVELRVFGVLQRLGLVFFITAVCVVWLSARMIAVMFLLLLVLYWGLMALMPYSDASGNVYQGLWNFGNSFAAWVDANLLGVSHVFYRSATPFAFDPEGILSTLPAVASGLLGVLAGKGIQQPATWLVKLNWLIVAGAVLTASGLLLEQVVPVNKALWTPSYVLLTGGLALFSLSALIWLLDVKQLICWAQPLIICGSNSIAFYLIAGVLARLLIIIPVGNSSLHGWIYNKGLVPIFGELNGSLAFAVIFFIVSFIPIWLMYRKNFFWKV